One genomic window of Cupriavidus malaysiensis includes the following:
- the ppa gene encoding inorganic diphosphatase — MSFNLVSPGKDIPNDFNVIIEISAQSDPVKYEADKETGLLFVDRFIGTGMRYPANYGFIPQTLSGDGDPVDVLVITPFPILAGAVVRCRALGMLKMTDESGVDAKLVAVPVDKLSPATAFMKGLSDVPQNLLDQIKHFFENYKALEAGKWVKVEGWAGIEEAHKEITDGVANFKK; from the coding sequence ATGAGCTTCAATCTCGTCTCGCCGGGCAAGGACATTCCGAACGATTTCAACGTCATCATCGAGATCTCCGCCCAGAGCGATCCGGTGAAGTACGAAGCCGACAAGGAAACGGGCCTGCTCTTCGTCGACCGTTTCATCGGCACCGGCATGCGCTACCCGGCCAACTACGGCTTCATTCCCCAGACCCTGTCGGGCGACGGCGACCCGGTCGACGTGCTGGTGATCACCCCCTTCCCGATCCTGGCCGGCGCCGTGGTGCGCTGCCGCGCGCTTGGCATGCTGAAGATGACCGACGAGTCGGGTGTCGATGCCAAGCTGGTCGCCGTGCCGGTGGACAAGCTGTCGCCGGCCACCGCCTTCATGAAGGGCCTGTCCGACGTGCCGCAGAACCTGCTCGACCAGATCAAGCACTTCTTCGAGAACTACAAGGCGCTCGAGGCCGGCAAGTGGGTCAAGGTGGAAGGCTGGGCCGGCATCGAGGAAGCCCACAAGGAAATCACCGACGGCGTGGCCAATTTCAAGAAGTGA
- a CDS encoding aldehyde dehydrogenase family protein has translation MHAQHYVANRLIAPDSGLRIKVFDPSTGEPFAEIARGNATDVNVAVHAARQAADGAWGAMSPAERSRLLNRVALALLAHENELAALEARDTGKPLRQAHGDARAVARYFEFYAGAADKLHGQTIPYQAGTTVLTLREPHGVTGHIIPWNYPLQIFGRSVGAALAAGNACVVKPAEDACLSLLRVAEIAAEAGLPEGALNIVTGYGHEAGAALARHPGIQHISFTGSPATGKLVAQLAAENHVPVTLELGGKSPQIVFADADVDALVPVVVNGIVQNAGQTCSAGSRVLVERPLYDALLDRLASVFETLRVGPSGLDLECGPLISRKQQQRVWDFVSDAQHDGIAVMAQGHIVPEAPESGFYQVPMLFRDVPPRHRLAQEEVFGPLLAAMPFDSEAEAVALANGTPYGLVAGVWTRDGGRQLRLARSLRAGQVFINNYGAGGGVELPFGGTGQSGYGREKGFEALYGFTTLKTVAIQHG, from the coding sequence ATGCATGCCCAGCACTACGTAGCCAACCGCCTGATCGCACCCGATTCGGGCCTGCGCATCAAGGTCTTCGACCCTTCCACCGGCGAGCCCTTCGCCGAGATCGCCCGCGGCAACGCCACCGACGTCAATGTGGCGGTGCACGCCGCCCGCCAGGCTGCCGACGGCGCCTGGGGCGCCATGTCGCCGGCCGAGCGCTCGCGCCTGCTCAACCGCGTGGCGCTGGCCCTGCTCGCCCACGAGAACGAGCTGGCCGCGCTGGAGGCGCGCGATACCGGCAAGCCGCTGCGCCAGGCGCATGGCGACGCGCGTGCGGTGGCCCGCTACTTCGAGTTCTATGCCGGCGCGGCCGACAAGCTGCACGGACAGACCATCCCCTACCAGGCCGGCACCACGGTGCTGACGCTGCGCGAGCCGCACGGCGTGACCGGCCACATCATTCCCTGGAACTATCCGCTGCAGATCTTCGGCCGCAGCGTGGGCGCGGCGCTGGCCGCCGGCAATGCCTGCGTGGTCAAGCCGGCAGAAGACGCCTGCCTGTCGCTGCTGCGCGTGGCCGAGATCGCCGCCGAGGCCGGCCTGCCGGAGGGCGCGCTGAACATCGTCACCGGCTACGGCCACGAGGCCGGCGCGGCGCTGGCGCGCCATCCCGGCATCCAGCACATTTCCTTCACCGGCTCGCCGGCGACGGGCAAGCTGGTGGCCCAGCTGGCCGCCGAGAACCACGTGCCGGTCACGCTGGAACTGGGCGGCAAGTCGCCGCAGATCGTCTTTGCCGACGCCGATGTCGACGCGCTGGTGCCGGTGGTGGTCAACGGCATCGTGCAGAATGCCGGCCAGACCTGCTCGGCCGGCAGCCGCGTGCTGGTGGAGCGCCCGCTCTACGACGCCCTGCTCGACCGGCTCGCCTCGGTGTTCGAGACGCTGCGCGTGGGCCCGTCCGGGCTCGACCTGGAATGCGGGCCGCTGATCAGCCGCAAGCAGCAGCAGCGCGTCTGGGACTTCGTCTCCGACGCCCAGCACGACGGCATCGCCGTGATGGCGCAGGGACACATCGTGCCCGAGGCGCCGGAGTCCGGCTTCTACCAGGTGCCGATGCTGTTCCGCGACGTGCCGCCGCGCCATCGGCTGGCGCAGGAGGAGGTGTTCGGTCCCCTGCTGGCGGCGATGCCCTTCGACAGCGAGGCCGAGGCGGTGGCGTTGGCCAATGGCACGCCCTACGGCCTGGTGGCGGGCGTCTGGACGCGCGACGGCGGCCGCCAGCTGCGGCTGGCACGCAGCCTGCGCGCCGGCCAGGTCTTCATCAACAACTACGGCGCCGGCGGCGGCGTGGAACTGCCCTTCGGCGGCACCGGCCAGTCCGGCTACGGCCGCGAGAAAGGCTTCGAGGCGCTGTACGGCTTCACCACGCTGAAGACGGTCGCCATCCAGCACGGCTGA
- a CDS encoding Hpt domain-containing protein: MSLNSPVSRAAAEPDAIAAAARHEAHAAPAAEGGRRDLSMLAWLAPSLRTALEDAAAEFGRYVDEVQQAPEALGARDTTSLRLAGQQLHQAAGAVHIVGLRGIDAYCQALRRLLEAVDAGTAAASADTHQVFRQGVQALAEYVDDLLAGEPDDPLRLFRNYADVLALLSEERVHPADLWVDDVQMLPGILLPTRLPAAVARARQRFEAALLGALRLPTPCTDAEQLQQVYLPLVRAMQDVRAGEQEARRSADHPDRGVWHVLSLVFEALAHGLLPSDLLAKRFAARAHLLLRQYVQGQVRVPQALLNDAIFLLVATGLAPDAERSAPALALRAAIRQCLQAFRLDAAHLAVEADFRQRYYGWLDGIDTGNLQQAAAGLERAARGDAAAWHTALAALAEAAQPLSQPALLRCLDAAAGGEGVAAGTAAGTAAGTAAEALALFLARALATPWRVHGKSGHAARLQFAQRCEELASCLAAGAAAPSWLVEMVAQAQAQEVRRAAVAQLRAQLDSGESWLDAYDRDGGGIAAGTHLQDASRAFRSLRDTLRTLASGGALTPALAAEAGGAAAIVERVEARLAGFAGADAQARAGALAEVAGELGPLHAFVDAVEFGKAPLAGELEVPGDADLAEPGALRPASPASPDALAGARAAAAAMLRVHAEAEAPEVHALRAALQAAGEQAAIDDDAALRRSVAEATTQLNAWLAGSADAAQRLVAVLAEPLPPAAPAAPAPALVDAAAPADHAALDAELLDIFLHEAEDVLASIARALDGGLAALADADTLSRVRRGFHTLKGSSRMVGLARYGEAAWAVEQVLNLWIAEAREARPELLELLRQAHAELEPWLAGLRQDAACQRDVDALLAAAQAVRDGRPAAADAADAADAADAADAADAADAADARPAMPADEAPIPLHDAGPDAAAGAGEVEFPRADDDGRDAPDEAAQTGADAAQDANVIPFRLAGALSGEDDHYKVIGPIRIGLPLYNVYLQEADGLIRQFATDLSEWRHEGRPCPSELALRVAHTLQGSAATVALEPVREVAEALEGLLLQLAAHPVALHPGDFRLLEQAVERLRGMLHQFAAGVWPQSETALCRSLAECRERMLMRPRLHVGPAPGSVLGLGAMPDGSNGSDLADASDMPVSMLFGAARVPVVPHEAGAAGGEPAAAALHQAVVIPMPALRAPGVEARPAPVMEQVGPVGLVEEAAAGEPEPALDRELVEIFLEEAQASLPELGRLLRTWEAAPVEDMRHGGLVLRALHTLKGSARMAGAMALGQSVHEMETLLDASLRGNRVGPALFARLYAWYDRILAHAEALQAGRLLPADDPEAVHAQADIGAAGEGGDGRDGAEQGGQADGTEGVDGAAGVAGAPPDRGTDAPPAGALAALPPAAPGPAGVMPGLAPAMPAAEPAERQRALVRVQARTLDNLINDAGEVSVARARVDSELGALRTYLGELNDNVARLRTQLREIEIQAESQMASRIADSRQKQEFDPLEFDRFTRFQELTRMMAESVNDVATVEQNLQRGFDRAAGDLEAQARLTRGLQRSLMQARMVQFDALAERLYRVVRQAAAETGKEVRLLIKGGTVEIDRSVLDRMAGPIEHLIRNAVVHGIEPAEARRAAGKPSTGALTLELQQEGNEVVLHFVDDGAGLDLPRIRARAVQRQLLAPDDEAGEARLTELIFTPGFTTTDTISELAGRGVGMDVVRAETVALGGRIALTTEAGRGTRFTLHLPLTTAITQVLLVMLGGRLFAIPSGMIDQVQQLRAPALAEAYNRGSFAYGGEPVPFHYFGALLEESPAIAAGSKYSPVVVTRSGAERVAVHVDEVVGNREVVVKHIGPHLARLDGIAGATTLGDGEIVLIYNPVVLAQRHAQARGEALRGLPPAGEAAPSAQAARLTGAVAELGAGSAAAVAVAGLGTQPTVMVVDDSLTVRKAAHRLLTRAGYQVVLARDGVDALKQLQDVMPDAMLVDIEMPHMDGFDLTRNVRADARTAHMPLVMITSRTAEKHRRYAAEIGVNVYLGKPYNEDELLGTLHQLIGPRAAGTAGSVGEMLGDA, translated from the coding sequence ATGTCACTGAACTCCCCAGTCTCGCGCGCAGCGGCCGAACCTGACGCCATCGCGGCCGCCGCGCGGCACGAGGCGCACGCCGCACCCGCCGCGGAAGGCGGGCGGCGCGACCTCTCGATGCTGGCCTGGCTGGCGCCCAGCCTGCGCACGGCGCTCGAGGACGCCGCGGCCGAGTTCGGCCGCTATGTCGACGAAGTGCAGCAGGCGCCGGAGGCGCTGGGCGCGCGCGACACCACGTCGCTGCGCCTCGCCGGCCAGCAACTGCACCAGGCCGCCGGCGCCGTGCATATCGTCGGCCTGCGCGGCATCGATGCCTACTGCCAGGCGCTGCGCCGCCTGCTCGAGGCCGTCGATGCCGGCACGGCGGCAGCCAGCGCCGACACGCACCAGGTATTCCGCCAGGGTGTGCAGGCACTGGCGGAGTACGTCGACGACCTGCTGGCGGGGGAGCCCGATGACCCGCTGCGCCTGTTCCGCAACTACGCCGACGTGCTGGCCCTGCTCTCGGAAGAGCGCGTGCATCCGGCCGACCTGTGGGTGGACGACGTGCAGATGCTGCCCGGCATCCTGCTGCCCACGCGCCTGCCGGCGGCGGTGGCGCGCGCGCGCCAGCGCTTCGAGGCCGCGCTGCTCGGCGCGCTGCGCCTGCCCACGCCATGTACCGATGCCGAGCAGTTGCAGCAGGTGTACCTGCCGCTGGTGCGCGCCATGCAGGACGTGCGCGCCGGCGAGCAGGAGGCGCGCCGCAGCGCCGACCATCCGGACCGCGGCGTGTGGCATGTGCTGTCGCTGGTGTTCGAGGCGCTCGCGCATGGCCTGCTGCCGTCCGACCTGCTGGCCAAGCGCTTCGCCGCGCGCGCGCACCTGCTGCTGCGCCAATACGTGCAGGGCCAGGTACGGGTGCCGCAGGCGCTGCTCAATGACGCCATCTTCCTGCTGGTCGCCACCGGCCTGGCGCCGGACGCCGAGCGTTCCGCGCCAGCGCTGGCCTTGCGCGCGGCGATCCGCCAGTGCCTGCAGGCCTTCCGCCTGGACGCCGCGCACCTGGCCGTCGAGGCGGATTTCCGCCAGCGCTACTACGGCTGGCTCGACGGCATCGACACCGGCAACCTGCAGCAGGCTGCGGCCGGCCTGGAGCGCGCCGCGCGCGGCGACGCCGCGGCCTGGCACACCGCCCTGGCGGCGCTGGCCGAGGCCGCCCAGCCGTTGTCCCAGCCGGCCTTGTTGCGTTGCCTGGACGCGGCGGCAGGCGGCGAAGGCGTTGCTGCCGGCACTGCTGCCGGCACTGCTGCCGGCACCGCAGCGGAGGCGCTCGCGCTGTTCCTCGCGCGCGCGCTGGCCACGCCCTGGCGTGTGCATGGCAAGTCCGGCCATGCCGCGCGCCTGCAGTTCGCACAACGTTGCGAGGAGCTGGCGAGTTGCCTGGCGGCCGGTGCGGCGGCGCCGTCCTGGCTGGTCGAGATGGTTGCCCAGGCGCAGGCGCAGGAGGTGCGGCGGGCCGCGGTGGCGCAGTTGCGCGCGCAGCTCGACAGCGGCGAGTCCTGGCTCGATGCCTATGACCGCGATGGCGGTGGAATCGCCGCCGGTACGCACCTGCAGGATGCGAGCCGGGCCTTCCGCAGCCTGCGCGATACGCTGCGCACGCTGGCGAGCGGTGGCGCACTGACGCCGGCGCTGGCCGCGGAGGCGGGCGGCGCGGCCGCCATCGTCGAGCGGGTGGAGGCGCGCCTGGCCGGATTCGCCGGCGCCGATGCGCAGGCGCGCGCCGGCGCGCTGGCGGAGGTCGCCGGTGAACTCGGCCCGCTGCATGCCTTCGTCGACGCGGTGGAGTTCGGCAAGGCGCCGCTGGCCGGGGAGTTGGAGGTGCCCGGGGACGCGGACCTGGCGGAGCCGGGAGCGTTGCGGCCGGCATCGCCGGCATCGCCGGACGCGCTGGCGGGTGCCCGTGCTGCCGCCGCCGCGATGCTGCGCGTGCACGCCGAAGCCGAGGCGCCGGAGGTGCATGCCCTGCGCGCGGCGCTGCAGGCGGCCGGCGAGCAGGCCGCGATCGATGACGACGCGGCGCTGCGGCGTTCGGTGGCGGAGGCGACCACGCAGCTCAATGCCTGGCTGGCCGGCAGCGCCGATGCCGCCCAGCGGCTGGTGGCGGTGCTGGCCGAACCGCTGCCGCCGGCCGCGCCGGCGGCGCCCGCGCCTGCGCTCGTTGACGCCGCCGCGCCGGCCGACCATGCGGCGCTCGACGCCGAACTGCTCGACATCTTCCTGCACGAGGCCGAGGATGTGCTCGCCAGCATCGCCAGGGCGCTCGATGGCGGGCTGGCGGCGCTGGCGGATGCCGATACGCTGAGCCGCGTGCGGCGCGGCTTCCATACCCTCAAGGGCTCCAGCCGCATGGTCGGCCTGGCCCGCTACGGGGAGGCGGCATGGGCGGTGGAGCAGGTGCTCAACCTGTGGATCGCCGAAGCCCGCGAGGCCAGGCCGGAACTGCTCGAACTGCTGCGCCAGGCGCACGCGGAACTGGAACCCTGGCTGGCCGGCCTGCGCCAGGACGCCGCCTGCCAGCGCGACGTCGACGCGCTGCTGGCGGCGGCCCAGGCCGTACGCGACGGGCGCCCGGCGGCAGCCGATGCAGCCGATGCAGCCGATGCAGCCGATGCAGCCGATGCAGCCGATGCAGCCGATGCAGCCGATGCGCGGCCGGCCATGCCGGCGGACGAGGCGCCGATCCCGTTGCACGATGCCGGTCCCGACGCGGCAGCAGGCGCGGGCGAAGTGGAATTCCCGCGCGCGGACGACGACGGGCGGGACGCGCCGGATGAGGCCGCACAGACCGGCGCGGACGCGGCGCAGGACGCCAACGTCATCCCCTTCCGGCTGGCGGGAGCGCTCTCCGGCGAGGACGACCACTACAAGGTCATCGGCCCGATCCGCATCGGGCTGCCGCTGTACAACGTCTACCTGCAGGAGGCGGACGGCCTGATCCGCCAGTTCGCCACCGACCTGTCCGAGTGGCGCCATGAAGGCCGCCCCTGCCCGAGCGAGCTGGCGCTGCGCGTGGCCCATACGCTGCAGGGCAGCGCCGCCACGGTGGCGCTGGAGCCGGTGCGCGAGGTGGCCGAGGCGCTGGAGGGCTTGCTGCTGCAGCTGGCCGCGCATCCGGTGGCGCTGCATCCCGGTGACTTCCGCCTGCTGGAGCAGGCCGTGGAGCGCCTGCGCGGCATGCTGCACCAGTTCGCCGCGGGCGTCTGGCCGCAGTCGGAGACGGCGCTGTGCCGCAGCCTGGCGGAGTGCCGCGAGCGCATGTTGATGCGGCCGCGCCTGCATGTCGGGCCGGCGCCGGGATCCGTGCTGGGCCTGGGAGCGATGCCGGATGGTTCGAATGGATCGGATCTGGCGGATGCTTCGGATATGCCGGTGTCGATGCTGTTCGGCGCCGCGCGCGTGCCTGTTGTGCCGCACGAGGCGGGCGCCGCAGGCGGCGAGCCCGCCGCGGCGGCGCTCCACCAGGCGGTGGTGATTCCCATGCCCGCGCTGCGGGCTCCGGGCGTGGAGGCCCGGCCCGCGCCGGTGATGGAGCAGGTGGGGCCGGTGGGGCTGGTGGAGGAGGCTGCCGCAGGCGAGCCGGAGCCCGCGCTCGATCGCGAGCTGGTCGAGATCTTCCTGGAAGAGGCGCAGGCCAGCCTGCCGGAGCTCGGCCGGCTGCTGCGCACCTGGGAGGCGGCACCGGTCGAGGACATGCGCCATGGCGGTCTGGTGCTGCGCGCGCTGCACACCCTCAAGGGCAGCGCCCGCATGGCCGGGGCCATGGCCCTGGGCCAGTCGGTGCACGAAATGGAGACGCTGCTGGACGCGAGCCTGCGTGGCAACCGCGTCGGCCCCGCGCTGTTCGCCCGGCTCTATGCCTGGTACGACCGCATCCTGGCGCATGCGGAGGCACTGCAGGCGGGCCGCCTGCTGCCAGCGGACGACCCGGAGGCGGTGCACGCCCAGGCGGACATCGGCGCCGCGGGCGAGGGCGGGGACGGCCGTGACGGCGCCGAGCAAGGCGGGCAGGCGGACGGGACGGAAGGCGTGGACGGCGCTGCCGGCGTGGCCGGTGCGCCGCCGGACCGCGGCACCGATGCGCCGCCGGCCGGCGCGCTGGCTGCCCTGCCGCCGGCGGCACCCGGTCCTGCCGGCGTCATGCCCGGCCTGGCTCCGGCCATGCCGGCAGCGGAGCCTGCCGAGCGCCAGCGCGCGCTGGTGCGGGTGCAGGCGCGCACGCTGGACAACCTGATCAACGACGCCGGTGAAGTGAGCGTGGCGCGCGCCCGCGTGGACAGCGAGCTGGGTGCGCTGCGCACCTATCTCGGCGAGCTGAACGACAACGTGGCGCGCCTGCGCACGCAGTTGCGCGAGATCGAGATCCAGGCCGAGTCGCAGATGGCCTCGCGCATCGCCGACTCGCGCCAGAAGCAGGAATTCGATCCGCTCGAGTTCGACCGCTTCACGCGTTTCCAGGAGCTCACGCGCATGATGGCCGAGTCCGTCAACGACGTGGCCACCGTGGAGCAGAACCTGCAGCGCGGCTTCGATCGCGCCGCCGGCGACCTGGAAGCGCAGGCACGCCTGACACGCGGCCTGCAGCGCAGCCTGATGCAGGCCCGCATGGTGCAGTTCGATGCGCTGGCCGAGCGCCTCTACCGCGTGGTGCGGCAGGCGGCCGCCGAAACCGGCAAGGAGGTGCGCCTGCTGATCAAGGGCGGCACCGTGGAGATCGATCGCTCGGTGCTCGACCGCATGGCCGGGCCGATCGAGCATCTGATCCGCAACGCGGTGGTGCACGGCATCGAGCCGGCCGAGGCCAGGCGGGCGGCCGGCAAGCCGTCCACCGGCGCGCTCACGCTGGAACTGCAGCAGGAAGGCAACGAGGTCGTGCTGCATTTCGTCGACGACGGCGCCGGCCTCGACCTGCCGCGCATCCGTGCGCGCGCCGTGCAGCGCCAGTTGCTGGCCCCGGACGATGAGGCCGGCGAGGCACGCCTGACCGAACTGATCTTCACGCCCGGCTTCACCACCACCGACACCATCTCCGAACTGGCCGGCCGCGGCGTCGGCATGGACGTGGTGCGCGCCGAGACCGTGGCGCTGGGCGGGCGCATCGCGCTGACCACCGAGGCCGGGCGCGGCACCCGCTTCACATTGCACCTGCCGTTGACCACGGCGATCACGCAGGTGCTGCTGGTGATGCTGGGCGGCCGCCTCTTTGCCATTCCCAGCGGCATGATCGACCAGGTCCAGCAGTTGCGCGCGCCGGCGCTGGCCGAGGCCTACAACCGGGGCAGCTTCGCCTATGGCGGCGAGCCGGTGCCGTTCCACTACTTCGGCGCCCTGCTGGAGGAGAGCCCCGCCATCGCCGCTGGCAGCAAGTATTCCCCGGTGGTGGTCACGCGCAGCGGTGCCGAGCGTGTGGCGGTGCACGTCGACGAGGTGGTCGGCAACCGCGAAGTGGTGGTCAAGCACATCGGCCCCCACCTGGCCCGCCTCGACGGCATTGCCGGCGCCACCACGCTCGGGGACGGCGAGATCGTGCTGATCTACAACCCGGTGGTGCTGGCCCAGCGCCATGCCCAGGCGCGCGGCGAAGCGCTGCGCGGGCTGCCGCCGGCCGGTGAGGCCGCGCCGTCCGCGCAGGCCGCCCGCTTGACCGGGGCGGTGGCCGAGCTGGGCGCCGGCAGCGCTGCCGCGGTGGCCGTGGCGGGCCTCGGCACGCAGCCCACGGTGATGGTGGTCGACGATTCGCTGACCGTGCGCAAGGCCGCCCACCGGTTGCTGACCCGCGCCGGCTACCAGGTGGTGCTGGCGCGCGACGGCGTGGATGCGCTGAAGCAATTGCAGGACGTCATGCCGGATGCCATGCTGGTCGACATCGAGATGCCGCACATGGATGGCTTCGACCTGACGCGCAACGTGCGCGCCGACGCCCGCACCGCCCACATGCCGCTGGTGATGATCACCTCGCGCACGGCGGAGAAGCATCGCCGCTACGCGGCCGAGATCGGCGTCAACGTCTACCTCGGCAAGCCCTACAACGAGGATGAGCTGCTGGGCACGCTGCACCAGTTGATCGGGCCGCGCGCGGCCGGTACCGCCGGCTCGGTGGGCGAGATGCTGGGCGACGCCTGA
- a CDS encoding SDR family oxidoreductase, whose translation MRLEDKVAVVTGGGSGFGEGIAHTFAREGARVLVADLRADAAERVAHAIAAAGGQARAVRADVSHEADVEAMREAALAAFGDVHIVVNNAGTTHRNKPILQVSEEEFDRVYAVNVKSIFWSARAFVPHFRARGGGVFVNIASTAGIRPRPGLVWYNGSKGAVITASKAMAAELGPDNIRVNCVNPVIGATGLLEEFMGMPDTPENRARFLATIPMGRMSTPQDVANACLYLASDEAAFITGTCIEVDGGRCV comes from the coding sequence ATGAGACTGGAAGACAAGGTGGCGGTGGTCACCGGGGGCGGATCGGGCTTCGGCGAGGGCATCGCCCACACCTTTGCGCGCGAAGGCGCCAGGGTGCTGGTGGCCGACCTGCGCGCCGACGCGGCCGAGCGGGTGGCGCACGCCATTGCCGCCGCGGGCGGCCAGGCCCGCGCGGTGCGCGCGGACGTGTCGCACGAAGCCGATGTCGAGGCCATGCGCGAGGCGGCGCTGGCGGCCTTCGGCGACGTCCATATCGTCGTCAACAACGCGGGCACCACCCACCGCAACAAACCCATCCTGCAGGTCAGCGAGGAAGAGTTCGACCGCGTCTACGCCGTCAACGTCAAGAGCATCTTCTGGTCGGCCCGCGCCTTCGTTCCGCATTTCCGTGCCCGCGGCGGCGGCGTCTTCGTCAATATCGCCTCCACCGCCGGCATCCGGCCGCGCCCCGGCCTGGTCTGGTACAACGGCAGCAAGGGCGCCGTGATCACCGCCAGCAAGGCCATGGCCGCCGAGCTGGGCCCGGACAATATCCGCGTCAACTGCGTCAACCCGGTGATCGGCGCCACCGGCCTGCTGGAAGAGTTCATGGGCATGCCCGACACGCCCGAGAACCGCGCCAGGTTTCTCGCCACCATCCCGATGGGCCGCATGTCGACCCCGCAGGACGTGGCCAACGCCTGCCTGTACCTGGCCTCCGACGAGGCGGCCTTCATTACGGGCACGTGCATCGAAGTCGACGGGGGACGCTGCGTCTAG
- a CDS encoding MFS transporter, with product MTTTAVNPGATSAAFEDATYRKVSWRLVPFLLLCYVVAYLDRVNVGFAKLQMLNDLKFSETIYGLGAGIFFIGYFLFEVPSNVILHRVGARIWIARIMITWGAISAAMMFVTTPTMFYVLRFLLGVAEAGFFPGIILYLTYWFPAGRRGRTTTYFMTAVALSGVIGGPLSGWVMQAFDGHNGWSGWQWMFLIEGIPSILVGLWVIAYLDDRIAHAKWLSDEEKALLQRNIAGEEAHKEDLPIARVLSSPRVWLMSAIYFSFVMGLYGISFWLPTIIKQTGVKGALDIGLLTAIPYGCAVIGMVLVAYSADRRGERRWHIALPALGGALGLVLSVQWHGNTTLAMCALTLATIGILTTLPLFWSLPTAFLAGTGAAAGIAMINSLGNLAGFISPYAVGWLKDLTQSTDSGMYLLAACMVAGAALTLSVPARMVNK from the coding sequence ATGACAACGACCGCAGTCAACCCCGGCGCCACCAGCGCCGCCTTCGAGGATGCCACCTACCGCAAGGTGAGCTGGCGCCTGGTGCCTTTCCTGCTGCTGTGCTACGTGGTGGCCTACCTGGACCGCGTCAACGTAGGCTTCGCCAAGCTGCAGATGCTCAATGACCTGAAGTTCAGCGAGACCATCTACGGGCTCGGCGCCGGCATCTTCTTCATCGGCTACTTCCTCTTCGAAGTGCCGAGCAACGTGATCCTGCACCGCGTCGGCGCGCGTATCTGGATCGCGCGCATCATGATCACCTGGGGCGCGATCTCGGCGGCGATGATGTTCGTCACCACGCCGACCATGTTCTACGTGCTGCGCTTCCTGCTGGGCGTGGCCGAGGCCGGCTTCTTCCCTGGCATCATCCTCTACCTGACCTACTGGTTCCCGGCCGGCCGGCGCGGCCGCACCACCACCTATTTCATGACGGCGGTAGCCCTGTCCGGCGTGATCGGCGGGCCGCTGTCGGGCTGGGTGATGCAGGCCTTCGACGGCCACAACGGCTGGTCCGGCTGGCAATGGATGTTCCTGATCGAAGGCATCCCCTCCATCCTGGTCGGCCTGTGGGTGATCGCTTACCTCGACGACCGCATCGCCCACGCCAAGTGGCTCAGCGACGAAGAGAAGGCGCTGCTCCAGCGCAATATCGCCGGCGAGGAGGCGCACAAGGAAGACCTGCCGATCGCCCGCGTGCTGTCCAGCCCGCGCGTCTGGCTGATGAGCGCGATCTACTTCAGCTTCGTCATGGGCCTGTACGGCATCAGCTTCTGGCTGCCCACCATCATCAAGCAGACCGGCGTCAAGGGCGCGCTCGACATCGGCCTGCTGACCGCCATTCCCTACGGCTGCGCGGTGATCGGCATGGTGCTGGTGGCCTACAGCGCCGACCGTCGCGGCGAGCGCCGCTGGCACATCGCCCTGCCCGCGCTGGGCGGCGCGCTCGGCCTGGTGCTGTCGGTGCAGTGGCACGGCAACACCACCCTGGCCATGTGCGCGCTGACGCTGGCCACCATCGGCATCCTCACCACGCTGCCGTTGTTCTGGAGCCTGCCGACGGCCTTCCTCGCCGGCACCGGCGCGGCCGCCGGCATCGCCATGATCAACTCGCTGGGCAACCTGGCCGGCTTCATCAGCCCCTACGCGGTGGGCTGGCTGAAGGACCTGACACAGAGCACCGACTCCGGCATGTACCTGCTGGCGGCCTGCATGGTGGCGGGCGCGGCGCTGACGCTGTCGGTGCCGGCACGGATGGTGAACAAGTAG
- a CDS encoding cytochrome b, which yields MTKTSLAGSRYSGPAIFFHWAVFLLVAAAYAAIELKGFTPRGSAARALAMGTHEWAGVLVLVLAVPRLLWRLVRGAPAPEEGSRWMQLLAGAMHLLLYLFIFIQPLLGLLTLAAAGHPLAVPGTGLELALAAPDDGLKDLFEELHETIGSAFYAVIGLHAVAALFHHYMLGDNTLRRMWRQR from the coding sequence ATGACCAAGACCTCGCTTGCCGGATCGCGCTACAGCGGCCCGGCCATCTTCTTCCACTGGGCGGTCTTCCTGCTGGTGGCGGCGGCCTATGCGGCTATCGAGCTGAAGGGCTTCACCCCGCGCGGCAGCGCCGCGCGCGCGTTGGCGATGGGCACGCACGAATGGGCCGGGGTGCTGGTGCTGGTGCTGGCCGTGCCCCGCCTGCTGTGGCGCCTGGTGCGCGGCGCGCCCGCGCCGGAAGAGGGATCGCGCTGGATGCAGCTGCTGGCGGGCGCCATGCACCTGCTGCTCTATCTGTTCATCTTCATCCAGCCGCTGCTGGGCCTGCTGACCCTGGCGGCGGCCGGCCATCCGCTGGCCGTGCCCGGCACCGGGCTGGAGCTGGCGCTGGCGGCGCCGGACGACGGCCTCAAGGACCTGTTCGAGGAACTGCACGAGACCATCGGCAGCGCCTTCTACGCGGTGATCGGCCTGCATGCGGTGGCGGCGCTGTTCCACCACTACATGCTGGGCGACAACACGCTGCGGCGCATGTGGCGCCAGCGCTAG